TTGCATACCAACAACTACGTATTTTGGAATTAAGtttgaaagtttaattaaatttttaaaaaaaataaaagcttaataaaatatttaaaaaaaacttgattaaaatcTTGGTTGGTAAGGTAATGGTGGAATGTTAAAAAGAAGTGATGTATTTTTGTGAATTAATTGTGGGAGTTTAAATCAAGCAGATGATCAAACTATTGATAGAATGCAAGGAAGTGGACAGGAACAAGACCAATGAAAGTGGTTTTACAGCAATGGATGTGTTACAAAGACAAACTGTAGGCGACAATACGGAGAGTGTGAACATCCTGAACAGTAATCCcctcaaatttcaaaagttgtCAAAGTTCAAAATACTGAAAGATGCGGTTGAAGAGATGACACCTGAAACAATGGGTGTATTATTGATCGTATTTTCACTGGTTCTAGCAATGACTTATCAAGGAGTTCTCAGCCCTCCGGGCGGCGTCTCACAGGGCACAACCCATCGTGAAGGGAAATCGGTGATGAGCACAtttacttttcttcttttctatatTTCAAATGGAGGGGCTTTTCTGATATCCTGGGTCATAACATTATTGCTTTTGGGAACCGTAGCTAAAAGTATAATGTCTTTTCTGTTGCCAATTTACATGATGATGTGTTTATGTCTCTGTAGTGCTATGTTAACCCTATCACCTTCAATTATTCTCTATTTCGTCACCTATTTTACACCAATCatcatttatttcttattttggttGATTTGGTCAGGTTATCACCCTTGTTTCAGAACATATTAATATGGACATGTCTACTTTAGTTGTTATGAGCAGTTTCCtataaatgtttttttcttttcataaaggaaatattattaaaaacaatccaaaagtgagtgtaatttttaaataaatttgaagtttGAGTTGTATGCTGATATCATGTTGGTATTTTGTCAACTTTTTCTACAATGGAGTGCAATTTAGAgagaaattatattttgttatccttattatattatttttagaattgaaagtactataaacttatttatgttgttatagcTTCATACTTTGTTTTCATCTAACTTTTAACAAGTTTGTATATTTGtgtttttacatattattttcatgatgtttacatttatttaataagtgaatcattatacatgaaataaattattttagattttttggtCATTCagttaattagggttttttcgATCCATTCCGATTAagtattttacaaaattgtgaGGTAACAGTtcaaaattggtataataacaaacttaaccttcaatttttataatcgtaatttaaaaaattcaatattataaattatctcaaaattatcttaattcttaaaaaaaaataaaaacacacatatatatacatgaatattctagaaatataataaattaaaaaaagcaaataaataattacgttatattttatataaaataataagataatctaataaaaaaatttattttcttctcctttcacttatttttttttcctttctcctttCTGCAAACCCCAGCCCCCAAGAACTACACTTGCCGCTATTGGAACTCTAATAGATAGCTTTACAATTCTCACAAAATTGTAAAATCCTCCAATTTTGTAGCcataacaaaaacatataattgatatatatatatatatatatatatatgctgaaaAAATATAGCTTGAAAATTGTTCTTACGATTCTGGCCTCTCTCTATATGTTTCTGTCAATGAGGGATGTTGCGAGAGATTTACGGTTATAATAAATCCAATTGAGAATTGACATCGAGGATGCTGAACTGAAAGGCAACACCGTATggtaaagtataatttttatgCTGTTGAAAGTAAACTGAAATTGTTGTTGAAGAACTAGTTTAGTTCGACGAGGaacaaatggaaaaaaaaagggcaaaaGGAAAATTAATGGGGGAAgaagggattttttttttttttgcctgaaatctttcttttgttgATGGGAAGTTGTTGCGATGGATTTATTAAAGGTTGGTTGATGTGTCTTTATGggataattttcaattaaattaccaataaatgtcgaaaattttttaaatttatcggaTTAGGCCATTTTTTGGAAGAATTACGGGAATATGTCGATTTTACAAAAACGGTTCCAACTGGAAGCATTTTCAggtgaaatttagaaaaatgcttcttttcgagtggaaaattaaaacaaatagttGTTGCCACTTTTAGTGTTGATGTAGCGGAAAGCGCTTCactttttgggatatgttcgactctacGAGTCATTTGGCGTGTTGGAGATCCATATATgtaatgtgtggtgatagaaccaacttttatgtttcatagcctcaagtgtcaaattatcatttaaatgtgaTCTTATATGTTGTGATAATACGATGTGAGACGGATGCATAAACATGTGAATAATAtgctaaatgagtttatttaagtttcatgaaaatgttagtatgttctCATGGTAAGTTGTGTATGTAATTGTAGTTTTGGTCGTTATCGTTTAACTTGtgaatgcatgtgaatatataagCTAGACTTGTGAGTTACTAAAGCATACATACATTATTTagtcttgatgaattattgtaAAATGAGTTATTTGAATATGAGTTGAATGTAGTCGTACGTGAGAGTATATGCTAGTTTTATGGTTTAATGAAGCGTGAATATGTTATTGTGACAtgattagaatatggttgtgaaCATGTCGTAGTATGCTCTTGTTTAACCTTTGATGTTGTGTATACTTTGTGGTTATTCTGACAttcattgagcttgtttaagctcatccACTCTCTCTAACCATTGCATATATGTAGCGTTTACGGTGTGAGCGGTGCGGGGATACCAAGGAAGTGATTCAAGTTAGGCTTTTGTATTTGCATAGgtggtattaatattattttttgaactgTGGGGATAAGGCAATGTGGTTAGAATTTGATCGATTATTATTGTGGTCCTCATGATATTTTTATGGGTTTAGTTCTCTAGTACTTTTGATGgatgttataattatttcattgatATTGTTTTGGGttgaatatttgttatattgaaGTGTCACGAACGGTATGTATGGTCAATGGATGTTGAATAATGTGGTAGAATTGTTGCATGAACTTTGCCATAATGTTTTGATTACTTTCATAGCTTATTTGTTCTTAGGATTTATAGATATTGTTCTTGTTCTATCGTTTGCTTACTTGAACATGTTTTTGATGATTAAACTGTTATTGTGGTCGTTTTGGTGATTACTTGATAAGGTAAAAGTTGCATGTTGagtagttattattttgaatggaTTATATGCCTTAAACTACTGAATTTTTGTGGTCTGGAGCATAGGTATTGatattcgtgttttaaaaatgatacctccaTGATTTTTGAAAGTGCGGGAAGTTAGTAACATaaattggtattgataccatatcacgagtatcgatactcgatgTAGAATAATCGATACTTTATGAAACCGATAAATTCtgagattttgattttaagcaagaaacaaaatgttgttttggtattgattttccAAGCAGTGTCGATACcatttgaaagaaatatagaTGCCTTTGATTcaatatcgatacctatgtGAATAATTCTGAATTTTTGTTTGGTGGTCTAAAAGCATGTTTAATTCTCGTTTTAAGTTAGTTTGATGAATGTTGAGAATGTTTTAATGATGACTGGAATATGTGTGACTTGTAATTATTCAAAAGCTAAATTGAAAGGTATCTACTTAATTACGAGACCATTTGTATTGCATGTGATGTGTGACAGTGGTGTGGCATCTTGATATTTGAACTCGACAACCGGATCGAATATAGGGTTACAGTTGTCGGGATGATGATAGCCATATCTGGAATTCTAGTAAAAATACACTAGAGCAGAAACTAGAGAAATCAAAGAAACAAATGCAATGTTTTCAGAAAACTGAGTCATCAacattagtaaaaaaaaaatacaagaataaaccctttgataaaaaatactgtacctccaatttttaaattttcaaagatGATGTATAATGGTAGAGGAGATCCTTAAGATCATTTAGCTGATTATGTGAAACACGTGAACATAATTTGCGCTTTAGATAAAATTAAGTGCAGGGCATTTTTCATGACCCCGAAGGATTCAGCTCAGACGTAGTACATGCAACTTCCATAATCATACATATGTTGGCTACCCTGGTCCACTACAACTTTGATGATTGCCATCatagaagaaaaagacaaaacaCCAACTTAGCTTATCCTGTGTAATAATTTTTCAACAGCAACTGCTTAGAAGACAAAAGAGTTTCCATCACGGGCCGgcatgaattatatatatacatatatatacaaactgAATATAAGACAAAGGTGTTCGAAGGAAATGGACAATGTTTGAAACAGATAGGAGTTTATTTGAAATcttaatttctccatttttccctttaatccaaatttataataatgatttattgaaaaaattctaaaattctaaaatatatattaaaataagttatattattttagaatattttagtttttttctaacaaaaccaataaaaataaaaatataaagatttaaacccatgtcaaacttaaattttaatttaatttttttattttaatatcgtacatattttatgtgttattatgattaattagtttcagactatacattttattatttattgtaatttatttttaaactaacatttatattttaaatacatgatTTCCTCACACATAcgcatatataataaattttttagtatttataatttatattaaattaaatgattcactttatttatttcacataaCAACTTAGTTGATAAAAATATGCTActacttttctaaattttgaaaaacataaaagtcaATCATTTAGGCTAAGCCAAATAAGACGAAAAGGAAATCACGTAGGtgagaaacaaataaataagacGAAAGGGATTGCATCTAAGGAACCGGCTCAAAGGGAACGGAAGACTTCAAATCTCTCCAAACTAACTTCCTTTTTGTCTGATTCAGGCTTAACATAAACAAGAGCTATGTAGATAAAATATAGATGtttagaatttaaaaacaaatatagttttgaatgatttaattttgaaagtatttttatcttttaacatataattttgattCATGGAAATGGATAAAGGGTTAAAAAGAGCAGCTGAATCAGGAAACATTGATGCCTTATATGCATTAATCTGTGACGATGGCAATGTTTTCAAGCGTATAGATGAAATGGAGTTCATCGATGTTAGGAATAACTACACGTTTGGTTATTGTTAGTTATAAAGTTGTTAATAACTGCAGTTAGTTAGTTTTATCTTGTATTAAATACATGTCATCGGTTGAGTAATACAACAGAGAATTACTTCCCACTTCTTTATTGTTGAATCTTAACATGGTATCAAGAGCAAAGGTCTTCTTGGTGTAGGAtctattttttcctttctttccatGGCCACCGAAGCTGTTCCAGAAGCTGTACCAGTAGTTGACACACCTCGTCACTCCTCCAACACTGGGGAGGCTGTTCATTCGCAAGGACCTAGTTGTTTCTGCGTACCTACAATTCATTACTTCTCCAAACACGATACTATCAAACTTGCTGCGCACAACTTTCTTTTATGGAAGCATCAACTTTTTTTGATTCTTGAGGGTTATGGTCTTGAAGGGTTTGTATTAGGTACAGTTCCTTCTCCTCCTCCTTTCATCATTGGATCTGAAGGTTAGCCACTTGAAAATCCAACTTTTCTCGTTCATAAAAagcaaaataattttctaacttcTTGGTCGTTGTCTACTGTGACAGATGATATCTTGGTCCATCTTACAACTGCCAAGACAAGCTTTGATATATGGACGACCATTGAGAGAAGATTTAGTGCAAAATCTACCATGCGCCATGCTCTATACTCGCtcaagaaaatgaatctttctATTAAAGAGTATGTATATAAGGTAAAGCATCTTAGTGATAATCTGACTACTGCTGGTAGTTGTCTCTGAGCAAGAACAAGTATGTGTCATCTTGGCTGGTCTTTCACTTGAGTTCGAGTCTATTCAGGTGTTTGCCTTAGCAACTCATTTATCTCTTGATTTGTTGACTGAAATGTTGCTTGATTGTGAAGCACGACAATTGgatttattaataaaagtttCTTGCCAAGAAAATTTGGCTTCTCGACAGCAAGACACTAACATTGGTTCATCCTGTTGAGTCCAATCGATATTCTAAGGATCATAAGCAAGGCTACAAAGGGAAAGGTCATGGCTGGTATCATGGCAAGTCTTGTGGAAATGGTCAAGGTTGGTCTCGCTCCAGGCCACAGTGTCAGTTATGTGGTAAGGTTGGACATATGGCTCAGACCTGTTATCACAAGTTTGATGAAAACTTTTCTGGTGTTGGTTCAACTAATTCAATGACAATCAACTACCATTAGTTACATGGACAAGGTTGTTCTTCTTCTGTTCTTTCTTGTCCACTTATGTCTCATTGCTGTGGGTCATTTCCTCAGAACTCATCCCGTCAGCAATCTCTTTGAGCTTCTGCATCTTCTCCACCTGATCTGATCTGGTATCCTAACTCTAGGGCAACAAATCACATTACTCCTGAAGTATACAATCTCACGACTGCCTCTCCCTACACAGGTACAAGCCTTGTCACTATGGGAAATGGTGAGTTTGTCTTTATAACTAATGTAGGATCATCTACTTTCTTGGCTGGCTCCAGACTCCTTTATTTTCAGAATGTTTTACATGTTCTTACAGTTTGCAAGAATCTGATGTCTATAGGTTAGTTTGCTAAAGATAATGGTGTCTACTTTAAATTTCACccatttttgtgttttgtgaaggaCATTCAAACAAGGATGACTCTGCTAGAGGGCCATATGCATGGGGGTTTATACATGTTTCAGTTTTCAAAGTCTACTCCCATTACAGTCAGCTCTTCCTCGAAGCCTAGCTCCAGTTTGCTGAAGAGTGCTCAgctttcctcttcttctttatgGCACAATAGGCTTGGCCATCCTTTCCATAACACTTTTGCTCAAGTGTTGAAATCTTGTAGAATTCCTTTCAAACAGAGTAATTTGCCTCGAATATGTACAGCTTGTCAGTTAGGCAAAACTCACCAGCTCCCTTTTCCTTCTTCACATACAATGTATTCTTCCTCTTTTGAACTTGTGGTATCTGATGTATGGGGACCTACTCATATGCCTTCAGATGGTTTCTCTTATTATGTTTCCTTTGTCGACATGTATAGCAGATATACTtggatttattttctcaaaaacaaGTCTGAGGTGGTTCAGTGTgttttgaattttcatcaaatggTTAAAgtacaatttggtcattataTTAAAATGCTACAAACTGATGGGGGAGAATATTGTGTCTTATCAAATGAGCTCTCTCGTCTTGGTGTACAGCACAGGGTCACTTGTCCCTACACCTCATAGCAGAATGGGGTTGCTAAAAGAAAGCATAGACAAATAGTTTATATGGGCCTATCTCTTTTAGCTCAGCCTGATAtgcctttaaaattttggttttatgcCTTTGCACATGCAGTCTACTTGACCAACAAACTACCTACTCCTGTACTTCATCAAGTTAGTCCTTATGAAGCACTTCACAGGCTTAAACCTGACTATGGTTTGCTACGGGTGTTTGGTTGTGCTTATTTTCCTGATTTGAGGCCACTCCAACAGCATAAGTTACAATTTCGATCTCAAAGGTGTGTGTTTCATGGCAGTGCACCTAATACAAAGGGTTATAGGTGCCTTGCTGATAATGGTCGGGTTTTTCTATCTCGACATGTTCGATTTGATGAGACTCAGTTTCCGTTTCATGATGGTTTTTGCTCACAGTCCCAAGTTGGCTCTATAAGGGACCTTCATCAGCAGTCTGTGCTTCCTCTGGTTGTAGAAAATAATTCTTCTGGACACACCTATACATAGACAGTCACAAGGTCAGCCAGGGTCTCTATTGTGGCGCATTCACCTGGACAGTCTCCAAGTACTTACTCTCATTTTAGTCTCTCTACTAACTCCCCAGCAGAAGATGATGTACCTACATTTTATGATTAGACTAAAAGTATTACAGCAGCTCCTTCGAGTGTGAACATTCACACCATGCAAACTCACTCCAAAAGAGGTATTTTTAAGCCcaaagttttttcttttgttctagATGAGAAGGAGCCCATGACTATAActgaaacttttcagagtactGTTTGGATAGCAGCTGCACAAGCTGAATACAGTGCTTTGCTCGCTAATCATACTTGGGACCTTATGCCCTTACCTGAAGGTCATCGTGCTGTTGGCTGCAAGTGGATTTTTAGGCTCAAGAGACATGTACACGGTTCAATTGCTCGATACAAGGGCAGGTTGGTTGTTAAGGGCTACCTGCAGGAAGCTGGTATTGACTTCCAGGAAACTTTCAGCCCTGTGGTTAAGCCAACTACAATCAGAGTGGTCCTTGCATTGGTAGTGTCTTTAAACTGGCCACTTAAACAAGTTGACATTAATAACACCTTTTTGAACGGGGATTTGAGTGAGGAAATTTACATGATACAGCCACCAGGGTTCGAGTAACAAGGGACAAATAGTGAGCACCTAGTCTTTAAACTGAATAAGGCTTTATATGGTCTTAAACAAGCACCTCGAGCTTGGTTTCATaagttgaaagaatttttgGTAACCACAAAGTTCAAGGTCTCCAAAGCTGATAGTTCTCTCTTCATTCTTCGATCAGGTTCTCAATTGCTTTATGTTTTAGTCTATGTCGATGACATTATCGTCACTGGGAATAACTCTCAGGCTATAGACCAGTTTGTTACTCAGTTCAATGATCAGTTTTCTTTGAAAGACCTTGGGAAGTTGAGTTATTTTATTGGCATCGAGGTTAACTACACTTCAGAAGGTGTGCTCCTGacttagaaaaaatatattcttGATCTACTTAAAAGAGCCTCCATGGATAGATCGAATGGCTTGCCAACACCAATGGTCACCACCTGTCGTCTATCAGCTACTGCAGGCAGTCCTGTTGAGGATGAGCATCACTACAGGAGTATTGTTGGCGCCTTGCAGTACGTCGTAATCACTAGACCAGACATTGCTTACTCAGTAAACAAGGTTTGCCAGTTCATGCATAAACCTTTGGACTTGCATTTCAAGGCTGTGAAAAGGATATTGAGGTATTTACAAGGGACACTGAACTATGGGTTAAGATCACCCGAGCCACAAAGTTTTTTCTTGAAGGATATTCTGATGCTAGTTGGGGGTCAGATGTTGAAGATCGCAGGTCAACCTCAGGTTTTTGTGTGTTTCTTGGAGGGAATCCAATCTCCTAGAGCTTAAAGAAACAACAAGTAGTCTCCAGGTCTACAGCAAAAGCATAATACAAGAGTGTTGCTCATATTACTACAGAAATGGTGTGGATCTAGTCCTTTTTGACTAAGTTATGTGTTTCAGTTCCAAATAAGGTTTTGATATGGTGTGACAGCTCAGCTGCGGTTGCAGTAGCAGGGAATCTTGTTATGCACTCAAAGTTCAAGCATGTTGAGTTGGACCTGTTCTTTGTCAGAGAAAAGGTTGCAGATGGGGTGTTCCAAGTAGGACATGTACCTGGTTCAGACCAAATTGCAGATATATTGACAAAACCACTGTCAATAGCAGCATTCACCAAGTTTCGGGATCAGCTTCGAGTTGTTGCCATGAATCAAAAGGTTTCTGACGAGAAGGAAAGTTGACAAGTATGGGGCATGTTAGGAATAACTACACGTTCGGTTATTGTTAGTTATAAAGTTGTTAATAACTGCAGTTAGTTAGTTTTATCTTGTATTAAATACATGTCACTGGTTGAGTAATAAAGCAGAGAATTACTTCCCACTTCTTTATTGTTGAATCTTAGCAATCGATACGCCCTTACACATTGCCGCGGTTTCAGGGAAGACTACTTTCGCAATGGAGATGATGAACTTGAAGCCATCACTTGCCAGGGAACTAA
This sequence is a window from Gossypium raimondii isolate GPD5lz chromosome 5, ASM2569854v1, whole genome shotgun sequence. Protein-coding genes within it:
- the LOC105771346 gene encoding ankyrin repeat-containing protein BDA1, encoding MKMDERLKRAAETGNVDALYSFIHHDANVFKRIDKMEFVDTPLHVAAVAGNTGFAMEIMNLKPSFARKLNPDGFSPIHLALLNQQTQMVIDFLSVDKDLIRVKGKGGFTVLHHVALDENYLHLLCRFLDVCPDCIFDLTIERQTALHIAAEKNKFEAFKAMLEWIQSAFEDNKSKRSKILNFQDKDGNTVLHLAASINHPQMIKLLIECKEVDRNKTNESGFTAMDVLQRQTVGDNTESVNILNSNPLKFQKLSKFKILKDAVEEMTPETMGVLLIVFSLVLAMTYQGVLSPPGGVSQGTTHREGKSVMSTFTFLLFYISNGGAFLISWVITLLLLGTVAKSIMSFLLPIYMMMCLCLCSAMLTLSPSIILYFVTYFTPIIIYFLFWLIWSGYHPCFRTY